One Nostoc punctiforme PCC 73102 DNA window includes the following coding sequences:
- a CDS encoding ATP-binding protein, with protein sequence MPSFTLQLSKLTKNVQLRHILVVPFVLQISLAVGLTGWLSIHNGQRAVNEVAIQLRNEITARIQQYLKVYVETPHKINQLNANAIKLGELNIQKLSTLEQHLWYQLKTFDTVTAVYVGSEYGEHVAVQRADDGQFEVKLSGKSTGNEIRIYAADQPGHYTQLLRSKPNYDPRTRPWYQSAVKSKTASWGGIYKLFTTPKYVLNASLPIYDDGGNLLGVAAVDFSLTGISQYLRTLKIGRTGETFILERQTGLLVGSSATQQPYIIANSTAPIIDQNPVRVQAIASSDILTRRTADFLQQHFVDLTQITEKQQLDFDIEGQRQFLQIVPMKQQGLDWLIVVVVPERDFMDQINANTRSTILLCLCAFALATGLGILTAHWITQPILRLGSTAKAIAAGNLDQKVSVNSTTELNSLAESFNLMAHQLRESFLALARTNEELESRVTQRTTELGEKNAQLQREIRVSEAAQRGRRQVEEALKTSEAELRLMFAAMTDMVVVFDAEGRYQKYVQTKYVLTQSFAYKPDMDRIGKKVDEVLPKEIANLILDAIQQALHLREEPRNPDGSRKNVFVEYHLSNKNRETWFLASVSPLSDNTVLWVARDITKLKKTEAALKQAKETADAANLAKSQFLSNMSHELRTPLNIILGFTQLLLRNRSLNSQQQEYLDTINRSGEDLLTLINDVLEMSKIEAGRVILSETNFDLYGLLDRLQQMFALKAQSRGLQLILERSPTIPQYICADESKLRQVLVNLLGNAIKFTRIGQVTLRVETPNQNITPDEPITLNFSVEDTGCGIADSDFNRLFEPFVQTEAGQKAQEGTGLGLPISQRFVQLMGGDIRVNSTLGKGSIFTFDIRTRAVIMDTLPTPAPSRQVIGLEKGQPSYRILIVEDKLENRQLLVELLTPVGFEVREAVNGQAAIELWQNWSPHLIWMDLRMPIMNGFEATKHIKAAGAQTPVIIALTGSAFEEDRLTALSVGFDDFVRKPFRTTIIFEKMAEYLGVRYVYADEREKQEKASWPSNASFITPKLTVADLSVMPSDWIEQLHQAALRINAKEILMLIKQIPEQHAHLIVALTNLVDCFCFEEIIALGTTQKINDPKM encoded by the coding sequence ATGCCTTCTTTCACCCTTCAACTTTCAAAGCTGACTAAAAATGTGCAGTTGCGCCACATTCTTGTAGTGCCGTTTGTACTGCAAATTTCTCTAGCCGTAGGGCTAACTGGGTGGCTATCAATACACAATGGGCAACGAGCAGTCAATGAAGTTGCAATCCAACTCCGAAATGAAATCACAGCTCGAATTCAGCAGTACCTAAAGGTATATGTTGAAACGCCTCATAAAATCAATCAACTAAATGCTAATGCCATTAAGCTGGGTGAACTTAATATTCAAAAATTATCAACATTAGAGCAACACCTTTGGTATCAACTGAAAACGTTTGACACAGTAACAGCAGTTTACGTTGGGTCAGAATATGGTGAACACGTTGCGGTTCAAAGGGCGGATGATGGTCAGTTTGAGGTGAAACTTTCAGGTAAGTCCACTGGGAATGAAATTCGGATTTACGCCGCAGACCAACCAGGACATTACACTCAACTTTTAAGATCCAAACCTAATTACGATCCGCGAACTCGTCCGTGGTATCAATCGGCAGTTAAGTCTAAGACAGCTAGCTGGGGTGGAATTTATAAACTGTTTACCACACCCAAATATGTGCTAAATGCCAGCTTGCCGATCTATGATGATGGTGGCAATCTGCTCGGCGTTGCTGCTGTCGATTTTTCACTGACTGGGATTAGTCAATATCTGCGGACTCTCAAAATCGGGCGAACGGGTGAAACTTTCATCCTAGAACGCCAGACAGGATTACTGGTTGGGAGTTCTGCCACTCAACAACCCTACATAATTGCAAATTCGACAGCCCCAATCATAGATCAGAATCCGGTTCGAGTTCAGGCGATCGCCAGTAGTGATATTTTGACGCGGCGCACTGCTGATTTTTTGCAGCAACACTTTGTAGACTTAACCCAGATTACCGAAAAACAACAACTAGATTTTGACATTGAGGGTCAACGGCAATTTTTACAAATTGTACCGATGAAGCAGCAGGGATTAGACTGGCTAATCGTCGTAGTTGTCCCAGAACGGGATTTCATGGATCAAATTAATGCGAATACCCGTTCCACAATTTTACTTTGTCTATGTGCCTTTGCACTTGCAACTGGATTGGGCATTCTTACCGCTCACTGGATTACACAGCCAATTCTCCGACTGGGAAGTACAGCCAAAGCGATCGCCGCCGGAAACTTAGACCAAAAGGTTTCTGTGAACAGTACAACCGAGCTAAACTCTTTGGCGGAGTCTTTTAACCTTATGGCCCATCAGTTGCGTGAATCCTTTTTAGCCCTAGCACGAACCAACGAGGAATTAGAAAGCCGAGTCACGCAACGCACCACAGAACTCGGTGAGAAAAATGCCCAACTTCAGAGGGAAATTCGCGTTAGCGAAGCTGCCCAAAGGGGTCGCCGACAAGTAGAAGAAGCACTAAAAACATCCGAAGCAGAACTCCGGTTAATGTTCGCTGCTATGACTGATATGGTAGTGGTTTTTGATGCAGAGGGACGTTACCAAAAGTATGTGCAAACAAAGTATGTGCTAACACAATCCTTCGCTTATAAGCCTGATATGGATCGCATTGGCAAAAAAGTTGATGAGGTTTTACCAAAAGAAATCGCCAATTTAATACTCGATGCCATTCAGCAAGCGTTGCATCTGAGAGAAGAACCCAGAAACCCGGATGGAAGTCGCAAAAATGTTTTTGTTGAATACCACTTATCAAACAAGAATCGAGAAACTTGGTTTTTAGCTAGTGTTTCGCCATTATCTGACAATACAGTTCTTTGGGTGGCTCGTGATATCACCAAGCTGAAAAAAACCGAAGCCGCGCTCAAGCAAGCCAAAGAAACCGCAGATGCTGCCAACCTCGCCAAAAGCCAGTTCCTCTCTAATATGAGCCATGAACTGCGGACTCCTCTTAACATCATCCTTGGCTTTACCCAACTGCTGCTGCGAAATCGATCGCTCAACTCACAGCAACAAGAATATCTTGACACGATCAACCGCAGTGGCGAAGACTTACTGACCTTAATCAATGATGTATTGGAAATGTCCAAAATTGAAGCAGGTCGAGTTATCCTCAGCGAAACAAATTTTGACCTCTACGGGCTTTTGGATCGTCTGCAACAGATGTTTGCATTGAAAGCCCAGTCGAGAGGATTACAACTCATTTTGGAGCGATCGCCAACCATCCCCCAATACATCTGTGCCGATGAGAGTAAATTACGCCAAGTTCTAGTTAATCTATTAGGAAACGCAATTAAGTTTACGCGCATCGGTCAAGTAACCTTGCGGGTAGAAACTCCTAACCAAAACATCACACCAGATGAACCCATCACCCTGAACTTCAGCGTCGAAGATACGGGTTGCGGCATTGCTGATTCTGACTTCAATCGTCTATTTGAGCCATTTGTCCAAACAGAGGCGGGACAAAAAGCTCAGGAAGGTACTGGACTTGGATTACCCATCAGCCAGCGATTTGTGCAACTCATGGGCGGAGATATCAGGGTGAATAGCACGCTAGGAAAAGGCTCAATTTTTACCTTTGATATCCGAACTCGTGCAGTAATTATGGATACCTTGCCAACGCCTGCACCAAGTCGGCAAGTTATCGGTTTAGAAAAGGGACAACCCAGCTATCGCATTCTGATTGTTGAGGATAAACTAGAAAATCGGCAGCTTCTAGTTGAGTTGTTAACACCCGTTGGCTTTGAGGTACGGGAAGCGGTAAATGGTCAAGCTGCGATCGAACTTTGGCAAAATTGGTCGCCTCACCTCATTTGGATGGATCTACGGATGCCAATTATGAACGGATTTGAGGCAACCAAACATATTAAAGCAGCAGGCGCTCAAACCCCAGTTATCATTGCATTGACCGGAAGCGCATTTGAGGAAGACCGCTTAACAGCACTGTCCGTAGGTTTTGATGACTTTGTGCGTAAGCCATTTCGGACGACCATAATTTTTGAAAAGATGGCTGAATATTTGGGTGTTCGTTATGTATATGCTGATGAACGAGAAAAGCAGGAAAAAGCATCTTGGCCTTCTAACGCTTCATTCATCACACCTAAATTAACGGTTGCAGATTTAAGCGTCATGCCTAGCGACTGGATTGAGCAACTGCATCAGGCAGCGCTCCGAATAAATGCTAAAGAAATTCTTATGCTGATTAAACAAATTCCTGAGCAGCACGCTCATCTGATCGTGGCACTAACCAATCTCGTAGACTGCTTCTGCTTTGAAGAAATTATTGCATTAGGGACTACCCAAAAAATAAATGATCCAAAAATGTAG
- a CDS encoding response regulator produces the protein MELSQSSKGDILIVDDTLDNLRLLSAMLTEQGYEVRSVTNGSMALIGIQAQPPDLILLDITMPGMNGYEVCQRLKSNPQTQEIPVIFISALNEVFDKVKAFSVGGVDFINKPFQIEEVVARMEHQLKLCRLQMQLQEQNRRLQETEAELRRSLDHQKALNQRIEEMVALEERNRIARDIHDSLGHSLVALNVQMETALTLWETDLNRARSFLLAAKKLGSEALQEVRESVSAIRSDPLHGQLLENAIANLAEEFYHLTDVLPYCKIDLSQPLSDSVNHVVYRIIQEGLTNIYKHANATAVQIRIQTTAAGLSLILQDNGKGFECDQSVAGYGLQGMRERMATVNAQLEIVSKPGAGCRIVANFPRDEGGGE, from the coding sequence ATGGAATTAAGCCAATCATCCAAGGGAGATATTCTCATAGTTGATGACACTCTGGATAATCTTCGCCTTTTATCAGCAATGCTTACCGAGCAAGGATACGAAGTGAGGAGTGTTACCAATGGTTCTATGGCGTTAATTGGTATACAAGCTCAACCTCCAGATTTGATTCTGCTCGATATTACCATGCCCGGGATGAACGGCTATGAAGTATGTCAGCGACTCAAATCTAATCCTCAAACACAAGAGATTCCTGTCATTTTTATTAGTGCTTTGAATGAGGTATTTGATAAAGTGAAAGCCTTTTCGGTTGGAGGCGTTGATTTTATTAACAAACCTTTTCAGATTGAAGAGGTGGTTGCCCGGATGGAGCATCAACTCAAACTTTGTCGCTTACAAATGCAACTCCAGGAGCAAAATCGCCGCTTGCAGGAGACAGAAGCAGAATTAAGGCGATCGCTCGATCATCAAAAAGCGCTGAATCAGCGCATCGAGGAAATGGTGGCGCTAGAAGAACGCAATCGCATTGCGCGTGACATCCACGACTCTCTAGGACATTCTCTCGTAGCGCTAAATGTGCAAATGGAAACAGCATTAACCCTTTGGGAAACCGATCTTAATCGGGCGCGATCGTTTTTATTAGCAGCGAAAAAATTGGGTTCTGAAGCCCTGCAAGAGGTGCGGGAATCAGTTTCGGCAATTCGCTCCGATCCACTCCACGGACAATTACTCGAAAATGCGATCGCTAACCTTGCAGAGGAATTCTATCACCTCACCGATGTCTTACCATACTGCAAAATTGATTTATCACAACCGCTTTCCGATTCAGTAAATCATGTTGTGTATCGCATTATCCAAGAAGGGCTAACCAATATTTATAAACACGCCAATGCCACAGCTGTTCAAATTAGAATTCAAACAACGGCGGCGGGGCTATCGTTGATACTCCAAGATAACGGTAAAGGCTTTGAATGCGATCAATCCGTTGCCGGATACGGACTCCAGGGAATGCGAGAACGAATGGCTACAGTAAATGCC